A window of Christiangramia forsetii KT0803 contains these coding sequences:
- a CDS encoding acyloxyacyl hydrolase has protein sequence MKKVIPCLLLLLSFIAQAQEEKPEKYFSLDANYFYGSILEHNPDIAHLITDHPEGFLLTWNRKTYGLEKWESRYNYPDFGYSFIYQNMKNTYLGENYSLYGHFSFYALKRLLMFRIGQGVAYTTNPYDADDNYINNAYGTRFLSSTYLMGNIKKENIIGGLGIQAGVTIIHYSNADLGSPNHSTNTFTFNVGLNYLLDHEEHPDYIPRGEEEKYTEPFHYNFAIRSGINTAGVIGSPKLPFLTFSAYADKVLNHKSTLQGGAELFFSRSLEEFIEYQAAAFPQKGTTGDEDAKRVGIFVGHQLTFNKMSLITQLGYYVYYPYTDYVEQVYNRMGLQREISEHWWASATVRSHGANAEAVEFSIGYRL, from the coding sequence ATGAAAAAAGTTATCCCCTGCCTGCTATTGCTATTGAGTTTTATCGCTCAGGCACAGGAAGAAAAACCTGAAAAATATTTCTCTCTGGATGCTAATTATTTTTATGGCTCCATATTGGAGCATAACCCAGATATTGCTCATTTAATAACCGATCATCCTGAGGGTTTTCTATTAACCTGGAACAGGAAAACCTACGGACTGGAAAAATGGGAAAGCAGATATAATTATCCAGATTTTGGATACTCATTCATTTATCAGAATATGAAAAACACCTATTTGGGTGAAAATTATTCGTTATATGGACATTTCAGTTTCTATGCGCTTAAAAGGTTATTGATGTTCAGGATTGGCCAGGGAGTGGCATACACCACAAATCCTTACGATGCTGATGACAATTATATTAATAATGCCTACGGAACAAGATTTTTAAGTTCTACCTACTTAATGGGGAATATTAAAAAGGAAAATATTATTGGAGGTCTTGGTATACAGGCTGGAGTCACAATAATTCATTATTCCAACGCAGATCTTGGGTCTCCAAACCACAGCACCAATACATTCACTTTTAATGTTGGTTTAAATTATTTACTGGATCATGAAGAGCACCCAGATTATATTCCGAGAGGGGAAGAAGAAAAGTATACCGAGCCATTTCATTATAATTTTGCTATAAGGAGTGGGATCAATACCGCAGGAGTTATTGGATCTCCCAAACTTCCATTTTTGACATTTTCAGCATACGCAGATAAGGTGCTGAATCATAAAAGTACCTTACAGGGTGGTGCTGAATTATTCTTTTCAAGATCTCTGGAAGAATTTATAGAATATCAGGCGGCCGCATTTCCACAAAAGGGTACTACTGGCGATGAGGATGCGAAAAGAGTGGGTATTTTTGTGGGGCATCAACTTACTTTTAATAAAATGTCGCTGATTACTCAGCTAGGTTATTATGTGTACTATCCATATACAGATTATGTGGAGCAGGTTTATAATAGAATGGGATTGCAAAGGGAAATTTCTGAACATTGGTGGGCATCAGCCACGGTTAGATCTCATGGGGCAAATGCAGAAGCGGTAGAATTTTCAATTGGATATAGATTATAA
- a CDS encoding head GIN domain-containing protein: MKKIIFLLAIIGFLGCDSEDTGDCFQKAGEIVQNEVEVANFSEIMVYDKIKLFIEQGDKQKVVIETGENLMNEVTAEVIDNQLILMNENVCNLVRDYEITKIYVTVPDLTYLRHAGNIPLESVGTLNFENLWLVSENQALDPEIHTNGDFKLDLDVENLRITNDNYSNYFLIGTVENFDGFFAAGDGRLEARDLIVQHYEIFHRGTNKLIINPQQSLKGEIVSYGDIISVNRPPEVDVEEKFRGKLIFE; the protein is encoded by the coding sequence ATGAAAAAGATAATATTCTTACTTGCGATAATTGGTTTTTTAGGATGTGATTCTGAAGATACCGGCGACTGTTTTCAAAAAGCTGGGGAGATCGTTCAGAATGAAGTGGAAGTAGCGAATTTTTCTGAAATAATGGTCTATGATAAGATCAAGCTTTTTATTGAACAGGGTGATAAGCAGAAAGTGGTTATTGAAACAGGGGAAAACCTAATGAACGAGGTCACTGCTGAAGTTATTGATAATCAATTAATTTTGATGAATGAAAATGTTTGTAATCTGGTACGAGATTATGAAATCACAAAAATCTATGTGACGGTTCCAGATCTTACCTATCTGCGGCATGCGGGTAATATTCCGTTGGAAAGCGTTGGAACTTTAAATTTTGAGAATTTATGGCTGGTTTCTGAAAATCAGGCACTGGATCCTGAAATTCATACTAACGGGGACTTTAAACTGGATCTTGATGTTGAGAATTTAAGGATTACCAATGATAATTATTCAAATTATTTTCTAATCGGGACAGTTGAAAACTTTGATGGATTTTTCGCCGCAGGAGATGGCCGACTGGAAGCGAGAGATCTTATTGTGCAGCATTACGAAATATTTCATCGTGGGACTAATAAGCTCATTATTAATCCGCAACAAAGCCTCAAAGGTGAAATTGTTAGTTATGGAGATATAATTTCTGTAAATCGACCACCTGAGGTAGATGTGGAGGAGAAGTTTAGAGGGAAGCTAATATTTGAATAA